A region of uncultured Fibrobacter sp. DNA encodes the following proteins:
- a CDS encoding alpha/beta hydrolase: protein MKNLVIYVHGKGGNVDETLHYKSLFSDADVLGFDYKAETPWDAQKEFPVYFDSVAVGYDDVTLIANSIGAFFSMNALGDKPIKQAYFISPMVNLEKLICDMMMWAGVSEEELREKKTVPTNFGETLSWEYLCYVRENPLVWPIPTKILYGSNDNLTSLETMREFAQKIGAPLTVMDGGEHWFHTTEQMSFLDKWILK, encoded by the coding sequence ATGAAAAATCTTGTTATTTATGTGCATGGGAAGGGCGGAAACGTTGACGAGACTTTACATTATAAGAGCTTGTTCTCTGATGCTGATGTTCTTGGTTTTGATTACAAGGCCGAAACCCCGTGGGATGCCCAAAAGGAATTTCCGGTATATTTTGATTCTGTTGCGGTGGGCTACGATGATGTGACCCTTATTGCAAATAGCATCGGGGCTTTCTTTTCGATGAATGCGCTAGGCGATAAGCCTATCAAACAGGCATACTTTATTTCGCCGATGGTCAACTTGGAAAAGTTGATTTGCGATATGATGATGTGGGCGGGAGTCTCCGAAGAGGAACTCCGCGAAAAGAAAACCGTGCCGACGAATTTCGGCGAAACGCTTTCGTGGGAATACCTGTGTTACGTGCGTGAAAATCCGCTTGTGTGGCCCATCCCAACAAAGATTCTGTACGGCTCGAATGACAATTTGACCTCGCTAGAAACGATGCGCGAATTCGCCCAGAAAATCGGAGCCCCCTTGACCGTAATGGACGGCGGCGAACACTGGTTCCACACCACCGAACAGATGTCCTTTTTGGACAAGTGGATTCTAAAGTAA
- a CDS encoding DUF2442 domain-containing protein → MNEITEKDVKRLWVEKDAVCVELKDGRIGRELIRDYEPLRKATRKQLENCRVDCDGVWFDDLDEGLELSGFFSPKKTNPIGRIFWLFPELNASAFARRLGIPQPLFAAYVNGTKKPSSARKKLIDEELRRIGKELLKTVD, encoded by the coding sequence ATGAATGAAATTACGGAAAAAGATGTAAAAAGGCTTTGGGTTGAGAAAGACGCTGTTTGTGTCGAACTGAAAGACGGCCGAATCGGGCGTGAACTCATCCGAGATTACGAACCGCTGCGGAAGGCTACGCGAAAGCAGTTGGAGAACTGCCGCGTAGATTGCGATGGCGTGTGGTTTGACGATCTGGACGAGGGCCTGGAACTTTCGGGATTCTTTTCGCCGAAAAAGACAAATCCCATTGGCCGCATATTTTGGTTGTTTCCCGAACTAAACGCCTCGGCGTTTGCCCGTCGATTGGGGATTCCCCAGCCCCTGTTCGCCGCATACGTAAACGGAACGAAGAAACCTTCTTCGGCAAGGAAAAAACTCATTGACGAGGAACTCCGCCGCATCGGCAAGGAATTGCTGAAAACTGTGGATTAG
- a CDS encoding fibrobacter succinogenes major paralogous domain-containing protein yields the protein MKKIFVALSMVAFLAACDDSSSASAENNEPTTLSSAEEQGSSSSRHCEECNDEAISSSIEELNGTSSSSSVKEKSSSSYTQGDAKQSSSSEKSGKSSSNLIESSSSSVTSESTEKSSSSEKLPETSSSSEKEPESSSSSLGGIEFSSSSVILSSSDVSIPSSNSVVLATPCKNETEDNCEYGELSDERGGRTYKTVKIDNQWWMAENLNYESANSWCGGGRTTANGVERITTEGDCAVYGRLYTWTAATTACPSGWHLPSKAEWETLFTAVGGQSTASNVLKSTSGWYVARNGTDVYGFSALPAGGRSDVGGYYNKGDDAYFWSSTEDNRYSAYYTTLYYDSDKGFDNAKFINDGKDYAFSVRCLKD from the coding sequence ATGAAAAAGATTTTTGTGGCGTTGAGCATGGTGGCGTTTTTGGCGGCGTGTGATGATTCGTCGTCGGCATCGGCAGAGAACAATGAACCTACGACTTTGAGTAGTGCCGAAGAGCAGGGAAGTTCATCTTCTCGTCATTGCGAGGAGTGTAACGACGAAGCAATCTCTAGCAGTATTGAGGAGTTGAATGGGACTAGCTCGTCCAGCAGTGTAAAGGAGAAGTCTTCGTCAAGCTATACTCAGGGTGATGCGAAGCAATCTAGTTCTAGCGAAAAGTCTGGGAAGTCTAGCAGTAATCTGATTGAATCTTCGTCCAGTTCGGTAACGTCTGAATCGACTGAAAAATCGAGTAGCTCGGAGAAACTGCCCGAGACAAGTAGCAGTTCGGAAAAAGAGCCCGAATCAAGTAGTAGTTCTTTGGGTGGGATTGAGTTTTCGTCAAGTAGCGTCATCCTGAGCAGTAGTGACGTATCTATTCCTTCGTCTAATTCTGTTGTGTTGGCAACTCCGTGCAAAAACGAAACAGAAGACAATTGTGAATATGGTGAATTGTCAGACGAACGTGGTGGTCGAACTTATAAGACGGTAAAAATTGATAACCAATGGTGGATGGCTGAAAACCTGAATTACGAAAGCGCGAACAGTTGGTGCGGTGGCGGACGTACTACAGCAAATGGTGTCGAACGTATTACGACAGAAGGCGATTGTGCCGTCTATGGTCGCCTTTACACATGGACTGCGGCAACAACCGCATGCCCTAGCGGTTGGCACCTGCCAAGTAAGGCTGAATGGGAAACCTTGTTCACTGCAGTTGGTGGACAATCAACGGCAAGCAATGTGCTCAAGTCCACATCCGGTTGGTATGTCGCCCGCAATGGTACTGATGTCTATGGTTTTTCGGCGTTACCTGCCGGTGGTAGGAGCGACGTTGGGGGGTACTACAACAAGGGCGATGACGCATATTTTTGGAGTTCTACAGAGGACAATCGCTACAGCGCGTACTACACGACTTTATACTACGACTCCGATAAAGGCTTCGACAATGCGAAGTTTATCAACGACGGTAAGGACTACGCCTTCTCTGTTCGTTGCTTAAAGGACTGA